In uncultured Bacteroides sp., the following proteins share a genomic window:
- a CDS encoding IS5 family transposase, whose amino-acid sequence MYLTDLEETQWQVIKKILKPQERKRKYDLRKIWNAIFYIVKTGCQWRMLPSDFPSWELVYYYYRKWSSLGEFDLLLNNLREKVRVSMGQKAEASVGIMDSQSVRWGNNRSLNGVDGNKKVKGIKRHVVVDKNGFLIAVMVTIACVHDSKAAYLLARCLKELCCNIKVILADGGYRGDVSEKIKNTFGYLLDIIVSGDKVNGFKPIKKRWIVERTFSWFDNYRRLCRNYELTFDSAEEMVKLANIRMLLNKI is encoded by the coding sequence ATGTATTTAACGGATTTAGAAGAAACACAGTGGCAAGTTATTAAGAAAATCTTGAAACCACAAGAGAGAAAGCGAAAATATGATTTACGTAAAATATGGAATGCCATATTTTATATTGTAAAAACCGGTTGTCAGTGGCGTATGTTGCCTTCAGATTTTCCCTCGTGGGAATTGGTATACTATTATTATCGAAAATGGTCATCTCTTGGTGAATTTGATCTATTACTCAATAATTTACGTGAGAAAGTACGTGTCTCTATGGGGCAAAAAGCCGAAGCTAGCGTAGGTATAATGGATAGCCAAAGTGTACGTTGGGGAAATAACCGTTCCCTTAATGGAGTTGATGGTAATAAGAAAGTCAAAGGGATTAAACGTCATGTGGTTGTTGACAAGAATGGTTTCCTGATCGCTGTTATGGTAACAATTGCATGTGTGCATGATAGCAAAGCGGCTTATCTGCTTGCCCGATGTCTGAAAGAATTGTGCTGTAATATAAAAGTAATTCTTGCTGATGGCGGTTACCGCGGAGACGTATCAGAAAAAATAAAAAATACTTTTGGATATTTACTGGATATTATAGTCAGTGGAGACAAAGTAAATGGCTTTAAACCAATTAAAAAGAGATGGATTGTAGAAAGAACTTTTTCCTGGTTTGATAACTATAGAAGACTCTGCCGAAACTATGAACTTACATTCGATTCAGCAGAGGAAATGGTTAAACTGGCAAACATAAGGATGCTATTGAATAAAATTTAA
- a CDS encoding DUF4919 domain-containing protein has translation MTKTTLILLTFLLTTYYSFGQTTSEVIIPKFNDKYSGFVKQLEAGEADINYREFRESFIESEQFKVASNKSKEFERLEKEMYVQMDKSNSKEIIGITKAMLSIDYTSMIAHKILRQTYNIIGDTLNAKKYKTIQFGLLYSIIDSGDGNTCESAWHVTQVNEEYFILQMLGVDLITQSILTNNVGLYDKMEVKAEDGSSKTYYFDVNKVFEGYKKLGMK, from the coding sequence ATGACTAAGACAACATTAATCCTTTTGACATTTCTGCTGACTACTTATTATTCATTCGGACAGACAACCTCAGAAGTGATAATTCCAAAGTTTAATGATAAATATTCAGGGTTTGTAAAACAACTTGAAGCTGGAGAAGCCGATATTAATTATCGGGAATTTCGAGAAAGCTTTATTGAAAGTGAACAATTTAAAGTAGCTTCAAACAAGTCGAAAGAGTTTGAACGCCTCGAGAAAGAAATGTATGTTCAAATGGATAAATCAAATTCTAAGGAAATAATAGGAATTACAAAAGCAATGTTAAGTATTGATTATACGAGCATGATTGCACATAAGATATTGCGTCAAACATACAATATTATAGGTGATACTTTAAATGCAAAGAAATATAAGACAATTCAATTTGGACTCCTGTATTCTATAATAGATAGTGGAGATGGAAATACCTGTGAATCAGCTTGGCATGTAACCCAAGTAAATGAAGAGTATTTTATTTTACAAATGCTAGGTGTTGATTTAATAACTCAGAGTATTCTTACTAATAATGTTGGACTTTACGATAAAATGGAAGTAAAAGCAGAAGATGGTAGTAGTAAAACTTACTATTTTGACGTAAACAAAGTCTTTGAAGGTTATAAAAAGTTGGGCATGAAGTAA